TAGTTGCTTTCTTAAAATCCACGCAAAAATTCGTGAACGGTACGATTCGCGTCAAATTATTTAAAGGTCATGCCATTGTGGAAGGAAGAAAATCACCAAATTCGCTTTATGATGAAAACCTAGCGACTTACACTTCTTCCGATACATTCGACCAAGATGCAGCAGTTGGTTTCATCAAGCTTTGGGGATTACCAACGAAAGTAAGCGCAGAAGTTAATTCAAAAGTGACAATAACAACTGAGGTGTAAAAAATGGAAAAACTATGGGGCGGACGTTTTCAAGGGAAAAGTGAAGCATGGATTGACGATTTTGGTGCTTCGATTTCTTTCGATCAAAAAATGGCAAAAGAAGACTTGGCGGGAAGTTTAGCGCATGTCGCCATGCTCAGCAAATGCGGAATTATTCCTGCTTCAGAAGCAGCTGAAATTACGGCCGGATTAAAAATCCTCCAAGAAAAATTAGCGCTTGGTGAGCTCGAATTCAGCACAGTTAACGAAGATATTCATTTAAATATCGAAAAACTATTGCACGAGGAAATCGGTCCAGTCGCTGGAAAACTTCATACGGCGCGCAGTCGGAATGATCAGGTTGCAACAGACATGCATTTATATTTAAAACAAGCCGTAGCAGAAATTATTCAGTCATTAAAACATTTACGCGTAGTGCTTGTTCAAAAAGCAGAGTTGCATGTTGAAACAATTATGCCTGGCTATACGCATTTGCAACACGCCCAGCCCCTGTCGTTTGCTCATCATTTACTTGCTTACTTTGGAATGTTTACACGGGATTTGGAGCGTTTAGAAGAAAGTGTCAAACGGATTGATATTTCGCCGCTCGGTTCTGCGGCGCTTGCTGGAACGACTTTTCCGATTGACCGGGCGTATAGCGCTGAATTACTTGGCTTTTCTGCTGTTTATGAAAATAGTTTGGACGGCGTGAGTGATCGTGATTTTATTATCGAGTTTCTTAGTAACAGTTCTATTTTAATGATGCATTTATCGCGTTTTTGTGAGGAATTGATACTTTGGACGAGTCATGAATTTCAATTTGTCGAGTTAACGGATGCTTTTTCAACGGGAAGTTCAATTATGCCGCAAAAGAAAAATCCAGATATGGCAGAGTTAATTCGTGGAAAAACGGGTCGGGTTTACGGAAACCTGTTCGGCATGCTAACGGTTTTAAAAGGGTTGCCGCTCGCTTATAATAAAGATTTACAAGAAGATAAAGAAGGCATGTTTGATACGCTTGAGACGGTTCAGACCAGCTTAGATATATTCGCGGGAATGATTGAAACGATGAAGGTCAATACAGAAATAATGGAAGAATCGACGCAAAAAGATTTTTCCAATGCGACGGAACTAGCAGATTATTTAGCGAAAAAAGGCGTTCCATTTAGAGAAGCGCATGAGATTGTTGGGAAATTGGTGCTTGAATGTACGCAAAATGGGATTTATTTGCAAGATGTAGCGCTTAGCCACTATCAGGAAATAAATCCACTTATTGAGGATGATATTTACGTGGTGCTTTCCTCTAAAACTGCCGTGCAAAAAAGAAATTCTTACGGCGGGACTGGATTTGATCAAATTAAAGTTGCTCTCGAAAACACGAAAAAAACATTGTAAAACTGACTGGGACGCTGAATGGCGTTCCAGTTTTTTGCTGACTTCTCCCCCTTTTTCCTCTTACATGATTTGTCAGAGCACTACTTTTTTTGTTACTATTAAAAAGAATGTTACCTTTTTGCTAACATGGGGAAATAGATACAGAGAATATAAAGGGAAGTGATGTATTGAAAAAATTAACAAGTGTTTTTTGGGGGTCAGGTTGTCTCGTTTTATTAGCTGTTTTATTTGGGGCCTTTTTACCAAAACAATTTGAAACTTTTACAACCAATATACAAAAATTTCTAACAAGTAATTTTGGTTGGTACTATTTAATTGTTGTAGCGATTATTATTATCTTCTGCTTGTTTTTAGTTTTAAGTCCGATTGGCTCGATCCGACTCGGAAAACCTGGTGAGGAACCGGGGTATAGTAATAAGTCTTGGTTTGCGATGTTGTTTAGTGCTGGAATGGGAATTGGCCTCGTTTTCTGGGGTGCAGCTGAGCCGTTATCTCATTATGCGGTCCAAGCTCCTGGCGGTGAAGTCGGCACGCAAGCGGCGATGAAAGATGCGCTTCGCTATTCATTCTTCCACTGGGGAATTTCTGCTTGGTCGATTTATGCGATTGTCGCTTTAGCACTGGCTTACTTCAAATTCCGGAAAAATGCACCTGGTTTAATAAGTGCCACACTTTATCCTATTTTAGGGAAACATGCCAAAGGTCCAATTGGGCAATTGATTGATATCATCGCCGTTTTTGCGACTGTCATCGGTGTTGCAACGACACTCGGCCTTGGCGCTCAACAAATTAATGGTGGTCTTACATACTTGTTTGGTGTTCCAAACAATTTTACTGTCCAATTTACCATTATTATCATTGTCACCATTTTATTTATGTTATCGGCCATGTCTGGACTTGATAAAGGTATTCAGCTTTTAAGTAATGTAAATATTTATGTTGCTGGAGTTTTATTAATTTTAACCCTTATTCTTGGTCCTACCCTTTTCATTATGAATAATTTTACCAATTCATTTGGTGACTACTTACAAAATATCATCCAGATGAGTTTTCAGACAGCACCTGATGCGCCTGATGCTCGAAAATGGATTGACTCATGGACTATTTTTTATTGGGCTTGGTGGCTTTCTTGGTCTCCGTTTGTCGGGATTTTTATCGCTCGAATTTCACGCGGCAGAACGATTCGCCAATTCTTGCTCGGTGTCATCGTGTTACCCGCTTTAGTCAGTGTATTTTGGTTTGCCGTATTTGGCGGCTCGGCGATTTTTGTCGAACAACATGGAAATTCTGGGCTTTCAGGTTTAGCAACTGAACAAGTACTCTTTGGGGTATTTAATGAATTCCCAGCTGGCATGGTGTTATCGATTGTTGCGATGATTTTAATTGCAGTCTTCTTTATTACTTCAGCAGACTCAGCCACATTTGTTCTCGGTATGCAAACGACGGGCGGGTCTTTAAATCCACCGAACTCCGTCAAAGTAACATGGGGACTACTCCAAGCAGGGATAGCAAGTGTGCTACTTTATGCAGGCGGACTAACAGCTCTTCAAAATGCGTCGATTATAGCAGCATTTCCGTTTTCTATCGTCATCATCTTAATGATTGTTTCGTTATTCGTTTCATTAACGAGGGAACAAGAAAAACTCGGATTGTACGTCCGACCGAAAAAATCACAACGTTCCCAACTATAATAAAAAGGGATGAAAATCTACAACTAGATTTTCATCCCTTTTTTCATCCTTTTTTCTGCTTTGCCGCGACTATTTCGCGATAGCTACGAGTTTGTTTAGGATATTTTTTTCGAAAGAAATGTTGCGAAACAACTGCTAACACGAGAGAAATGGCGGTAATTGGAATAGAGCTTTTAAATATCCCGACCATTAGTAATAAAGCACTGGCAAATAACGTTGCATTAAAAAGGAATTTTTCCATTAGTTACTCCTCCAAATTATAATTTAATTCGCGGTCATGAGCTAATTTTTTAATACCTAAAGCATCAAATACTAACGCTTTTTCTGCAATATAGGCATTGTATTCAATACGCTCTAGCATGTCGTATGCTTTATGAAGCGATGTATCTAATACGACAATACCGTGTTTATTTAATAAACTTGCACTAGGAACAGCTTTTTCCCCTAGTTCGATAACGTGTTTACGAACGATTTCCGCAAGTTCTGGACTAGTCGCTGGCGCAAATTCAAGTGTTGGAATTTGTCCAATTTTTTGCGTTGCTTCTGTTAAATTCGGTAATTCCATCCCAAGTGTGGCAAATAGCATGGATTCTTTTGGATGAGCATGGAGTACACAGCCGATTTTTGGATTTTCTACGTAACAAGCGCGGTGTAAGTTAATTTCTCTAGTAACTCTTCCGTCTCCTTCTACGACTTCATTGTTATTATCCACTACAAGGATTTCATATGGGGAAAGATCGCAAAGTTTTGCTTGACTCATCAGCGTTGGCGTCATAATAATATGCTCATTATTCATGCGCACACTAACATTTCCTCCAGCCGCATTCGTTTCAAAGCGGTCAAACATCGTCTTCACTACTTTTGCTAAATCTTCACGTTCTTTTTGGTATAACATATTATCTCTCCTCCAATTGTATAATACTTACTTGATTCTTGAGTTTTCCAGCAGCTTCTAAATCAAAGCTCGAACTGTCTTGTTGCATGACTTTACTAGCGGAGCAACCTGTCGCGACTTTTAATGTTTCGGTAATCGGCATGTTCATCGCAAGTCCTGCAATAAATGCCCCGACAAACACATCGCCAGCCCCAGTATCATTGCGTTCCTGCACTTGTGGTGGAATAACTTGATACAATTTGCCATTATGCGCGCAAAGTGATCCTTTTGCTCCAAGCGAAACGACCAGATAAGGGATTTTTTCGGCTAATTTGCGGACATTTTCTTCGAGTGAATTCGTTTTTTTGGCTAAAATGGCAATGACTTCATCTTCATTTGGTTTAATGAAATCGACGCCCATTTCGACCGCTAAGTTTAAATATTCACCAGAATTATCACATCCGAGAAACGCTCCTGTTGCTTTGACAGTTCTTAGTAGTTCTTTAAAATCAGATAATGTATAATGAGGAGGCGGAGATCCAGCAATCACCACCATATCCTCTTTTTTAACTTTTTTAGCGATTTGTTTTAAAAGATTGTCTTTGTTGGTCTGACTTACGGTAAAACCAGCTTCAGGTATCATCGTGCTGCCATTCGTGTCATCACTTAAGACGACGAAGCATTCTCTTGTCGAAGTTCCAGCTTCTACAAGGAAATCATGGTTGATATGTTTTTCTTTTAGAATGGCATATAGTTTGTCGAGATTGTCTGATCCCGCAATTCCAAGTGCTTCATTTTTAATACCGAATTTGGATAACACTCCCGAAACGTGAAGCCCCTTTCCCCCGCAATCATACGCTGTTTTTTTGACTCGATTAGTCTTCCTTTTTTCTAACTCTCCTTGAATGAAAAGCAACCGGTCAATGGCTGGATTTAATGTTATCGTGTAAATCATCTCATCACTCCTATTTCTTAAGAGCTAGCTTTTTCTAGTTCAATTGTTCGTTTTTTCATCATTTTCACATAAAATACTAGTAATAATACCCAAATTGCGACAAAAATAAAGCCTAAAATAGTGAACTGACTTGCTTCTGCAAAAATGTAACGGAACACTGGATATTCAAGTGTACTCCATGTAATTTGTTGTCCAGCTTTTAGAGAAATCGCACCAGTTGAATGCGCTAAATCCGTGATAGTGCCAGCGAAGAAAGTAGATACATATAAGAAAATCGGTGTTGTAATCGTTCCAAGAATAATCATGCGGATTAAGTTCCCACCTGTTACAATCAGAGCCGGCGCGCACAAGGAAATATTTAGAATCCCAGCGAACGGTAATACGCCATTTCCTGGTAAAATAAGCGCGAAGATAAGTGTAACTGGAACCATCAGAACGATTGCTACCCAAACTTCACTACATCCTGCTAAAATCGGCCAATCTAGCCCAATAAACAATTCACGGTTTTTAAATTTACGTTTCATGAACTCAGAAATACCATCAGATAGTGGAGAAAGTGCTTGCATAAATAGTTTTGCAACCATTGGGAAAAGGGTTAATGCTGCTGCAGCTTGCATGGCTAACATCAAGGTTTTCGCAACATCATAACCAGCTGCAATCCCCAGAAGTCCACCGATAATAAAGCCCATCACATGGTTTTCTGCAAAAATACCAATTTTATCTTTTAACGCATTGGCATCCATGTCTTTACGAAGTGCTGGAATTTTTTTCAGTAACCAATCAAGCGGCATTAAGAAAATACAGAAAATCATCATACCGTGAGAAACGGTTACACCTGGAATTCCATTTAACTCTTGAATTTGACGTTGGTTAGCATCACATAGAATTAGTTCTGTAACAATTTGAATTCCGGCAACAATAAATGCTAAGTAAACATTTTGTGTTACGCCAATAATAAGTACGGCTGTTAAAATTTTGCCCCAAACATTCCATAGATCAACGTTTAAGGTTTTGGTTTTATTGATAACGAGCATAATTGCGTTAATACCTAGTTGTAGCGGGAACATCAAGAAGGCAAATGGCCACGCCCAAGCAAGTGTTGCCATTGATGTCCATCCTCCGTCTAAGATGCTTAAATTAATTCCTGTTCTTTCAGCAAGTCCTTGTGCAGCTGGTGTTAATGCTTCAATCATAAAGCCGATAACGATGTTCATTCCAAGGAAAGCAACCCCTAGAATAATCCCCGCACTGACTGCATCTCTTACTTTCATTCGTACGATTAGCCCAATAATAATCATTAGTGCTGGAACAAAAACGGCAGCTCCAAGGTTCAAAATAAACTGTATAACTGATTGTAATGACTCCATTTTTTCACGCTCCCTGTTTTATCTGGTTTATTTTAAGGCGTTAAGTAATTTTTCTGTTTCTTCGTCCATGCCCATGCCTGTTAAGAAAGCAATACCATTCAATGTTGGAATATCGAATTCTTTGTTCGCTTTTGTAATGGCTACATATACATCACTTGTTTTAATATGTTGCTCTAAAGACTTAATATCAACTGCTTCTACAGTTGCGCGAACCCCTTTTTCTTTTAAAATACGTTCTACTTTTGATGCTACTGTTTGGCTTGTTGCCACGCCTGATCCACATGCTACGATAACTTTTTTCACTGTAATCACTCTCCAAATTGTTTTTTTAGAAAATCACATAATGCATTGCTATCATTTATTTGTTTTATCTGTTCCACAAAATCCGCTTCCATAAATTTTTCCATGATACTTGAAAGCAGTGGAACTTGATCTTTGGGGTTTTTGATTCCTAACATGAAAATGACTTCCACATCAATCCATTTCTCACTTGAGCCCATTTGAATAAAAGGGATAGGTGTAGAAAGTTTGTTTACAAGTACAAATGGTCGTTTGACAAAAATCGTGTCTGTATGAGGAATAGCAATTTTGATTCCATTCATCTCAAGTCCAGTAGGAAAAACTACTTCTCGGCTTGTTACCGCTTCTCTAAAAGTTGCCTCTACATACTGCTCTTTCTCTAATACCTTGCTCGTGCATTCAAAAAGTTCTGCCTGACTCTCGTAACTTGAATTTATCAGGGTTAATTCTTTTTGAAATAAATCATGGTAATCCACGTGACGCTCACCCCCTTTCAAGGATTTCAACGATTTTCTTTTTGTTAGTAGAAGCGAGAAGTTCCGCTAATCTCTCTGGCTG
The sequence above is drawn from the Listeria monocytogenes genome and encodes:
- the argH gene encoding argininosuccinate lyase, with the protein product MEKLWGGRFQGKSEAWIDDFGASISFDQKMAKEDLAGSLAHVAMLSKCGIIPASEAAEITAGLKILQEKLALGELEFSTVNEDIHLNIEKLLHEEIGPVAGKLHTARSRNDQVATDMHLYLKQAVAEIIQSLKHLRVVLVQKAELHVETIMPGYTHLQHAQPLSFAHHLLAYFGMFTRDLERLEESVKRIDISPLGSAALAGTTFPIDRAYSAELLGFSAVYENSLDGVSDRDFIIEFLSNSSILMMHLSRFCEELILWTSHEFQFVELTDAFSTGSSIMPQKKNPDMAELIRGKTGRVYGNLFGMLTVLKGLPLAYNKDLQEDKEGMFDTLETVQTSLDIFAGMIETMKVNTEIMEESTQKDFSNATELADYLAKKGVPFREAHEIVGKLVLECTQNGIYLQDVALSHYQEINPLIEDDIYVVLSSKTAVQKRNSYGGTGFDQIKVALENTKKTL
- the betL gene encoding BCCT family glycine betaine transporter BetL — protein: MKKLTSVFWGSGCLVLLAVLFGAFLPKQFETFTTNIQKFLTSNFGWYYLIVVAIIIIFCLFLVLSPIGSIRLGKPGEEPGYSNKSWFAMLFSAGMGIGLVFWGAAEPLSHYAVQAPGGEVGTQAAMKDALRYSFFHWGISAWSIYAIVALALAYFKFRKNAPGLISATLYPILGKHAKGPIGQLIDIIAVFATVIGVATTLGLGAQQINGGLTYLFGVPNNFTVQFTIIIIVTILFMLSAMSGLDKGIQLLSNVNIYVAGVLLILTLILGPTLFIMNNFTNSFGDYLQNIIQMSFQTAPDAPDARKWIDSWTIFYWAWWLSWSPFVGIFIARISRGRTIRQFLLGVIVLPALVSVFWFAVFGGSAIFVEQHGNSGLSGLATEQVLFGVFNEFPAGMVLSIVAMILIAVFFITSADSATFVLGMQTTGGSLNPPNSVKVTWGLLQAGIASVLLYAGGLTALQNASIIAAFPFSIVIILMIVSLFVSLTREQEKLGLYVRPKKSQRSQL
- a CDS encoding class II aldolase/adducin family protein, giving the protein MLYQKEREDLAKVVKTMFDRFETNAAGGNVSVRMNNEHIIMTPTLMSQAKLCDLSPYEILVVDNNNEVVEGDGRVTREINLHRACYVENPKIGCVLHAHPKESMLFATLGMELPNLTEATQKIGQIPTLEFAPATSPELAEIVRKHVIELGEKAVPSASLLNKHGIVVLDTSLHKAYDMLERIEYNAYIAEKALVFDALGIKKLAHDRELNYNLEE
- a CDS encoding 1-phosphofructokinase family hexose kinase, with the translated sequence MIYTITLNPAIDRLLFIQGELEKRKTNRVKKTAYDCGGKGLHVSGVLSKFGIKNEALGIAGSDNLDKLYAILKEKHINHDFLVEAGTSTRECFVVLSDDTNGSTMIPEAGFTVSQTNKDNLLKQIAKKVKKEDMVVIAGSPPPHYTLSDFKELLRTVKATGAFLGCDNSGEYLNLAVEMGVDFIKPNEDEVIAILAKKTNSLEENVRKLAEKIPYLVVSLGAKGSLCAHNGKLYQVIPPQVQERNDTGAGDVFVGAFIAGLAMNMPITETLKVATGCSASKVMQQDSSSFDLEAAGKLKNQVSIIQLEER
- a CDS encoding PTS galactitol transporter subunit IIC, coding for MESLQSVIQFILNLGAAVFVPALMIIIGLIVRMKVRDAVSAGIILGVAFLGMNIVIGFMIEALTPAAQGLAERTGINLSILDGGWTSMATLAWAWPFAFLMFPLQLGINAIMLVINKTKTLNVDLWNVWGKILTAVLIIGVTQNVYLAFIVAGIQIVTELILCDANQRQIQELNGIPGVTVSHGMMIFCIFLMPLDWLLKKIPALRKDMDANALKDKIGIFAENHVMGFIIGGLLGIAAGYDVAKTLMLAMQAAAALTLFPMVAKLFMQALSPLSDGISEFMKRKFKNRELFIGLDWPILAGCSEVWVAIVLMVPVTLIFALILPGNGVLPFAGILNISLCAPALIVTGGNLIRMIILGTITTPIFLYVSTFFAGTITDLAHSTGAISLKAGQQITWSTLEYPVFRYIFAEASQFTILGFIFVAIWVLLLVFYVKMMKKRTIELEKASS
- a CDS encoding PTS sugar transporter subunit IIB encodes the protein MKKVIVACGSGVATSQTVASKVERILKEKGVRATVEAVDIKSLEQHIKTSDVYVAITKANKEFDIPTLNGIAFLTGMGMDEETEKLLNALK
- a CDS encoding PTS sugar transporter subunit IIA; the encoded protein is MDYHDLFQKELTLINSSYESQAELFECTSKVLEKEQYVEATFREAVTSREVVFPTGLEMNGIKIAIPHTDTIFVKRPFVLVNKLSTPIPFIQMGSSEKWIDVEVIFMLGIKNPKDQVPLLSSIMEKFMEADFVEQIKQINDSNALCDFLKKQFGE